Genomic segment of Candidatus Chlorohelix allophototropha:
ATATTCGCCTGTTGCTCTATAGTAAGCTCGGCGGTTGTACCATCCTCATAGGAAACCAGCATTTTTGGTTGGTTTATGCTGATTACAGTATAAATTCCGCGACGATTGCGGTACTGTTTACCAATTTCGAATTCGAAGTCTTGCATTGTCATTTCTCATCCTCTTGTACTTAAATCATAGCACACCGATAGATTTGTGTCTATCAAGTTAAAAGGATGCTTACTACGTCAACTAGGCTCAACTTTTGGTATTTTCAAAGCTTTTGTGCAAATTTGAACCTAAATCCCAAAAATTGGGTGAGTAGCTATAAAGACTGTGTTATGAATTACACGAAAATATATTAAATGTGGTAATATTCGAGTCGCGGGTATTATATTTGTAAGTCGTTTATTCTCATAGAGTGAGGTAATGAGGCATGTCTGACGCAGACGCGAAAGCCAAGCTTGAAGCCAGCGCTGGCGGTAATACCACTCAGCAGCCCGCTTCCTCGGCAAACGGCGTGGTTAAAGTAAAATCTAATCTTGAAAAAGTGGAAGAGTTGCGCCGCTTACGCAAAGAGGCAATGCTAGGCGGTGGTCAAAAAAGAATTGATGCGCAACATGCAAAAGGAAAGTTAACCGCACGTGAGCGCATTGATCTTCTGTTGGATGAGGGTACTTTTGAAGAGCTAGATGCTTTTGTAACCCACCGTTCCACAGATTTTGGACTGGAAAACCAGAAATATATGGGTGATGGCGTGGTCACCGGCTATGGAAAAATTGATGGCCGTTTGGTTTTTGTCTTTTCCCAAGATTTCACCGTATTTGGTGGTTCGCTGTCCGAAACACATGCAGAAAAAATCTGCAAAATAATGGATCTAGCGATGAAAAATGGCGCTCCGGTTATCGGCTTGAACGATAGTGGTGGTGCGCGTATTCAGGAAGGCGTTGTATCATTAGGCGCTTATGCTGATATTTTCTTACGCAATGTGTTGGCAAGTGGTGTTGTTCCCCAAATTTCCGCAATTCTTGGGCCTTGTGCTGGTGGCGCGGTTTACAGCCCTGCTATGACCGATTTTATTGCGATGGTGCAGGATACCAGTTACATGTTTGTGACCGGACCAAACGTGGTCAAGGCGGTTACCCATGAGGAAGTTGATTTCGAGTCGCTTGGTGGCGCTGCTACACACAACTCGGTTAGTGGTGTGGCTCATTTTGCGGCAAAAGATGAAGTGCAATGCCTTGCGCTTCTGCGTGAATTGATCAGCTTCATGCCAAGTAATAACGTGGAAGACCCACCCTTCGTTCCTACCAATGATCCATCCACTCGCCGAGACGAGATATTAAATACTATTGTCCCTGACTCGCCGAACAAGCCTTACGATATGCGTGACCTTATCAGACATGTGGTGGACGACGGGAAATTCCTCGAAGTTCAGGAATTCTACGCCCAGAACATTGTCATAGGATTTGCTCATATGGGCGGGCGCAGCGTTGGAATAGTAGCACAGAATCCGGCAGTATTGGCAGGGGTACTAGACATCAATTCCGCTGATAAAGGTTCTCGCTTTGTACGATTCTGCGACTGCTTTAATATCCCAATTGTCACCTTAGTAGATGTACCGGGCTTTTTACCGGGTGTTGGACAGGAATACGGCGGTATTATACGGCATGGTGCGAAACTGCTTTATGCTTATTGCGAAGCTACCGTTCCAAAGGTAACAGTTATAGTGCGTAAAGCTTATGGTGGCGCTTACGACGTTATGAGTTCTAAGCACGTGCGTGGCGATATTAACTACGCTTGGCCTAGCGCTGAAATTGCAGTTATGGGCGTAGATGGTGCGGTTAATATTATTTTCAAAGACCAGATAGAGAAGAGCGAAAACCCCGATAAGACTCGCAAGCAACTCGAAGCCGAATATACCGAGAAGTTTGCCAGTCCCTATGTTGCGGCAGGGCGCGGTTATATCGATGATATTATCGAGCCAAAAGATACCCGTTTCAAGATTATTACCGCGTTGGAGATGCTCAAAAACAAACGCGATACTAATCCTCCGAAGAAACACGGTAACATACCGCTCTAGTTTAGTCGTGCCTTATAAATTTTTTTAAACCCCTTGCCAATTATTGGAAGGGGTTTTTTATACTGTAGCCACTACTACTGCGCTCAAGGTTTTTTGATTCTATTCTGACAACAAAAATATAGCACCTCAGTGCTATTGCGCTCACCTTGCCACTTGATGCCGGTGGCAGAAAGGATTGCGGAATATGGTTAGCAAACTACCTCAATTACCTGAAAAGGATTTGTGTATCCTTACTGGCGCAACTGGCGCTTTAGGTCAGGAATTATTATGCCAAATGCTGGAGAGGCAGCCTAATTTTCACATAGTAGTGGTTTCGCGTGCCAATAAAGAAACTACTGCTGAGCGGCGTATCACTTCAATTGT
This window contains:
- a CDS encoding acyl-CoA carboxylase subunit beta: MLGGGQKRIDAQHAKGKLTARERIDLLLDEGTFEELDAFVTHRSTDFGLENQKYMGDGVVTGYGKIDGRLVFVFSQDFTVFGGSLSETHAEKICKIMDLAMKNGAPVIGLNDSGGARIQEGVVSLGAYADIFLRNVLASGVVPQISAILGPCAGGAVYSPAMTDFIAMVQDTSYMFVTGPNVVKAVTHEEVDFESLGGAATHNSVSGVAHFAAKDEVQCLALLRELISFMPSNNVEDPPFVPTNDPSTRRDEILNTIVPDSPNKPYDMRDLIRHVVDDGKFLEVQEFYAQNIVIGFAHMGGRSVGIVAQNPAVLAGVLDINSADKGSRFVRFCDCFNIPIVTLVDVPGFLPGVGQEYGGIIRHGAKLLYAYCEATVPKVTVIVRKAYGGAYDVMSSKHVRGDINYAWPSAEIAVMGVDGAVNIIFKDQIEKSENPDKTRKQLEAEYTEKFASPYVAAGRGYIDDIIEPKDTRFKIITALEMLKNKRDTNPPKKHGNIPL